From Actinomycetota bacterium, a single genomic window includes:
- the secG gene encoding preprotein translocase subunit SecG, translated as MTIAVVVLHLIFSSLLVLFILMHRGAGGGLSDLFGGGMGGAQGSAVVERNLDRLTVASGTGFLLTNLILVARI; from the coding sequence ATCACCATCGCCGTCGTGGTCCTGCACCTCATATTCTCGAGTCTGCTAGTCCTCTTCATCCTGATGCACCGTGGCGCAGGCGGCGGCCTGAGCGACCTGTTCGGCGGCGGGATGGGGGGCGCGCAGGGCTCCGCGGTGGTCGAGCGCAACCTCGACCGGCTGACGGTCGCGTCAGGCACCGGCTTCCTGCTGACCAACCTGATCCTGGTCGCCCGGATCTGA